The Bacteroidetes Order II. bacterium genome has a window encoding:
- a CDS encoding methylenetetrahydrofolate reductase, with protein MKVIDIIQRAKNPLVSYEIIPPKRGGTIQQIFELIEPLQKYTPPFIDVTSHAAEVQFEELANGVVKRTVKRKRPGTLGLCAAIKSKFGIETVPHLLCEGFTREETEDALIELNYLGIQNVLALRGDHHGFLKPLASNRSRNTYAADLVHQITAMNRGEYLEEMLDAAKTDFCIGVAGYPEKHFEAPNMQRDIQHLKLKVEAGADYIVTQMFFENRHFFAFVDACRAAGITVPIIPGLKVLTSKTHLKSLPKSFYLELPEPLVMEVEAATKEQVPEIGMRWAIRQAEELLSNGHNVHFYIMQQAKHIVPVVDMLHKMA; from the coding sequence ATGAAAGTAATAGACATCATTCAGCGTGCCAAAAATCCCTTGGTCTCATATGAAATTATTCCCCCAAAACGTGGTGGAACTATTCAACAGATATTTGAACTGATTGAACCTTTGCAAAAATACACTCCGCCGTTTATAGATGTGACGAGTCATGCAGCGGAGGTTCAGTTCGAGGAATTGGCAAACGGGGTGGTTAAACGAACGGTGAAGCGTAAACGTCCTGGAACATTGGGACTTTGTGCCGCAATCAAGAGCAAGTTCGGAATTGAGACGGTTCCCCACTTGCTTTGTGAAGGATTTACCAGAGAGGAAACGGAGGATGCTCTGATTGAGCTAAACTATCTTGGCATTCAAAATGTTTTGGCGTTACGGGGAGACCATCATGGATTTTTAAAACCGCTTGCTAGTAATCGGTCAAGAAATACTTATGCAGCCGATTTGGTTCATCAGATTACCGCGATGAATAGAGGAGAATATTTGGAAGAAATGTTGGATGCTGCCAAAACAGATTTTTGTATTGGGGTGGCGGGTTATCCGGAAAAGCACTTTGAAGCGCCCAATATGCAGCGGGATATTCAGCATCTTAAGCTAAAAGTGGAGGCGGGTGCAGATTATATTGTGACGCAGATGTTTTTTGAGAATCGTCATTTTTTTGCCTTTGTGGATGCCTGTAGGGCAGCAGGTATTACGGTTCCCATTATTCCGGGTCTAAAGGTACTGACAAGTAAAACCCATCTTAAATCATTGCCAAAGAGTTTTTATTTAGAATTACCGGAACCCTTGGTGATGGAAGTGGAAGCTGCAACAAAAGAGCAAGTGCCCGAAATTGGAATGCGTTGGGCGATACGTCAGGCGGAAGAATTACTCTCGAATGGGCATAATGTCCATTTCTACATCATGCAACAAGCCAAACATATTGTACCTGTGGTGGACATGCTTCATAAGATGGCATAG
- a CDS encoding cytochrome C oxidase subunit IV family protein gives MAHGHSHEGGGHHIIPQSVLRNTFLALLVLTLITVGTSMFLHAVPSLGFLGIPLAILLATGKASLVVMYFMGIKYDKPINGVIAVGMVLFVIIFMVFTMLDTTTRKAFGDRFGTTKMEDAEHWKELKAREKEILEGAKKVPLTPADYQRLGAAPVDTTAKQ, from the coding sequence ATGGCACACGGACATAGCCACGAAGGCGGCGGACACCACATTATTCCGCAAAGCGTTTTAAGAAACACCTTTCTTGCGCTTTTAGTTCTCACACTAATTACTGTTGGGACTTCCATGTTTTTGCATGCAGTACCCTCATTAGGATTCCTTGGTATTCCACTCGCTATTCTACTGGCTACGGGAAAGGCCAGTCTGGTAGTTATGTACTTTATGGGCATTAAGTACGACAAACCCATAAATGGCGTTATTGCGGTTGGCATGGTGCTGTTTGTGATCATTTTTATGGTATTTACCATGTTAGACACAACCACCCGGAAAGCATTCGGAGACCGGTTTGGGACCACCAAGATGGAAGATGCTGAACATTGGAAAGAATTAAAAGCGCGCGAAAAAGAAATTTTGGAAGGCGCAAAAAAAGTGCCTTTGACCCCCGCAGATTATCAACGCTTGGGGGCGGCCCCCGTAGATACAACTGCCAAACAATAA
- a CDS encoding cytochrome c oxidase subunit 3 family protein translates to MSSTATAIDTGHHDHDHDHPEYLQHHFVSADQQFDSAKMGIWLFLVTEVLLFSGIFVAYAVFRNWYPESFHETFSTLNIVYGFVNTCVLLTSSYTMVMAINSIQNNQVDKMVNYLFTTVALGSVFMLVKTLEYKEKYDGGIFFWLWEPHGHHYEHLANVAYASIFMKLYFVATGIHGLHVLIGMFLLLWVAWKGKEGRWSSDYYNYVEVSGLYWHLVDIIWIFLFPLLYLTS, encoded by the coding sequence ATGAGCAGCACAGCAACCGCAATTGATACCGGTCATCACGACCACGATCATGATCATCCGGAATATCTGCAACACCATTTCGTGAGTGCAGACCAGCAGTTCGACTCTGCCAAGATGGGTATTTGGCTCTTTTTGGTGACCGAAGTGCTATTGTTCAGTGGAATCTTTGTGGCATACGCGGTTTTCCGGAACTGGTATCCTGAATCGTTTCACGAGACTTTTTCCACGCTTAACATTGTATATGGGTTTGTGAACACCTGTGTACTGCTCACCTCGTCTTATACGATGGTGATGGCGATCAATAGCATTCAGAATAATCAGGTGGACAAAATGGTAAACTACCTGTTTACAACAGTTGCTCTGGGTTCGGTCTTTATGCTTGTGAAAACCTTGGAGTACAAAGAAAAGTATGATGGTGGTATTTTCTTTTGGCTCTGGGAACCACATGGACATCATTATGAGCATCTGGCAAATGTCGCTTATGCTTCTATTTTTATGAAGCTATATTTTGTGGCAACGGGTATTCATGGCCTACACGTTCTAATTGGAATGTTCCTGTTGCTGTGGGTTGCTTGGAAAGGCAAAGAAGGTCGCTGGTCTTCTGATTATTATAACTATGTTGAAGTATCAGGTTTGTACTGGCATTTGGTGGACATCATTTGGATTTTCCTGTTCCCATTGCTTTATTTAACATCCTGA
- the ctaD gene encoding cytochrome c oxidase subunit I yields the protein MIEPGQTMPAIEHHYLNAEKGIKSWLTTVDHKRIGIMYLISVVLFFAVGGLLAVFVRLELLTPGRTIMDAAMYNRVFSAHGIVMVFLFIIPSIPASLGNFLLPIMIGAKDVAFPRLNLASFYIYWAGGILGIIGMLSGSVDTGWTFYAPYSTTTTTVVWMTLAVFVAGFSSILTGLNFVVTIHKMRAPGMTWTRLPLFLWGIYATAIIQVLATPVIGITMLLLMMEKVIGIGIFDPKLGGDPVLYQHFFWFYSHPAVYIMILPAMGVISELMATFSRQKIFGYKAIALSSMAIALVSFLVWGHHMFVAGQSEVAAIIFSAITYLVGVPTGIKVISWVGTMYKGSISLRAPMIYAQMFLFLFTIGGLTGIMLGSLNVDVHLHDTYYVVAHFHYVMMGGTVIAFLGGLHYWWPKMTGKMYNESLAKWAAGLIFIGFNVTFFTQFILGSQGMPRRYYDYVPEYASLHAFSTYGSWILGLGLLIAFICFIHSLIKGEQVGADPWGGTTLEWLTTSPPDAHNFKRVPLVTRNPYDYDAAYDDLLGDGMGDGASRTPVVSPSRS from the coding sequence ATGATTGAGCCGGGTCAAACAATGCCCGCAATCGAACACCACTACCTGAATGCTGAAAAGGGAATCAAGAGTTGGTTAACAACAGTTGACCATAAGCGGATTGGGATCATGTATCTCATTTCGGTGGTACTCTTTTTTGCCGTAGGAGGTCTGTTGGCAGTATTTGTTCGCTTAGAACTGCTTACGCCAGGACGAACCATAATGGATGCAGCCATGTACAACCGGGTGTTTAGTGCGCACGGGATTGTAATGGTATTTCTATTCATCATTCCCTCTATTCCGGCATCATTAGGAAACTTTTTATTGCCGATCATGATTGGGGCGAAAGATGTAGCCTTCCCAAGACTCAACCTTGCCAGTTTCTATATTTACTGGGCTGGGGGTATTTTAGGGATCATCGGTATGCTTTCAGGATCGGTTGACACGGGCTGGACATTTTATGCACCTTATTCCACCACTACTACAACGGTGGTTTGGATGACGTTAGCGGTCTTTGTTGCTGGTTTCTCGTCCATTCTTACGGGTTTAAATTTTGTGGTGACAATCCACAAGATGCGTGCGCCTGGTATGACATGGACGCGGCTCCCACTCTTCCTCTGGGGCATTTATGCTACGGCCATTATTCAGGTATTGGCTACTCCCGTAATTGGGATTACAATGTTGTTGTTGATGATGGAAAAAGTGATTGGAATTGGCATCTTCGACCCCAAGCTGGGAGGAGATCCCGTTCTATATCAACACTTTTTCTGGTTCTATTCCCATCCTGCGGTTTATATCATGATTTTGCCTGCGATGGGTGTTATTTCGGAATTGATGGCCACTTTTTCTCGACAAAAGATATTTGGTTATAAAGCCATTGCTCTTTCTTCTATGGCCATTGCTTTGGTAAGTTTCTTGGTTTGGGGCCATCACATGTTCGTAGCGGGTCAATCTGAAGTAGCCGCTATTATCTTCTCCGCGATTACATATCTGGTGGGTGTGCCAACAGGGATCAAGGTGATCAGTTGGGTGGGGACGATGTATAAAGGTTCTATCTCGCTACGCGCACCAATGATCTATGCCCAGATGTTTTTGTTTTTATTCACCATCGGTGGATTGACGGGTATTATGCTCGGTTCTCTAAATGTGGATGTTCACCTTCATGACACCTATTATGTGGTAGCGCATTTTCATTATGTGATGATGGGCGGTACCGTTATTGCTTTCCTTGGTGGCCTACATTATTGGTGGCCCAAGATGACGGGAAAAATGTACAATGAATCTCTGGCAAAATGGGCTGCGGGTCTAATTTTTATCGGGTTCAATGTTACGTTCTTTACTCAGTTTATTTTGGGTAGCCAAGGGATGCCCCGTCGTTATTACGACTATGTTCCAGAGTATGCTAGTTTGCATGCCTTTTCAACGTATGGATCTTGGATTTTGGGCCTTGGCTTGTTAATCGCGTTTATTTGCTTTATCCACTCGTTGATTAAAGGAGAGCAAGTAGGCGCAGATCCATGGGGGGGGACTACCCTCGAGTGGCTCACAACTTCCCCTCCGGATGCCCATAACTTTAAGCGAGTACCCTTGGTTACACGTAATCCGTATGACTATGATGCGGCCTATGATGATCTCCTGGGGGATGGAATGGGGGATGGCGCTTCCAGAACGCCCGTTGTAAGCCCCAGTCGTTCTTAA
- a CDS encoding c-type cytochrome, whose translation MTPKHNNNRTMIGVLAAGILAIIYMIYVMVAPQGGHIQGWTPRASSTLAEGTDWVFNFINYWNYLFFIGVVAAMGYFIYKYQRKSDSDRTEKVKDSIAFEMFWVIFPTLLVMVVFVLGARDYMGHRVTPKNVYEIQATAFQWGWTFTYPNGGTSDSLVVPANQPVRMVMTSNDVLHSFYIPDFRVKQDVIPNRFTYVWFNAPKPTLKYSRPNDSTLTVSSLDRKHILHCTEYCGTSHSGMDRNVQVMAYNDFETWLEELTKVDESAEGGKKVFESKCQSCHSADGTPGIGPTWKGLWGSNRSVSPGGSVPADENYIRESILNPGAKVANGFPNAMTNFTGLIKDGEIKAIIEYMKTLK comes from the coding sequence ATGACGCCGAAACACAACAATAACCGCACAATGATAGGAGTCCTGGCTGCCGGGATTCTGGCGATCATCTACATGATCTATGTGATGGTGGCTCCACAAGGGGGACATATTCAAGGGTGGACACCACGTGCTTCATCAACACTGGCTGAAGGAACCGACTGGGTGTTCAACTTTATCAATTACTGGAACTACCTATTCTTCATCGGGGTAGTCGCGGCAATGGGCTATTTTATCTACAAATATCAGCGTAAATCGGATTCCGATCGGACTGAGAAGGTAAAGGACAGCATTGCTTTTGAAATGTTTTGGGTAATATTTCCTACATTGCTTGTGATGGTGGTATTTGTTTTGGGGGCAAGAGATTATATGGGACATCGTGTAACCCCTAAAAACGTGTACGAAATTCAGGCCACGGCATTTCAATGGGGATGGACCTTTACCTATCCCAATGGCGGTACATCTGATAGCCTTGTGGTTCCTGCCAATCAACCCGTCCGGATGGTGATGACCAGTAATGACGTGTTACATAGTTTTTATATCCCTGACTTTCGGGTGAAGCAAGATGTGATCCCTAACCGTTTTACATATGTGTGGTTTAATGCACCTAAGCCCACTCTGAAGTATAGTCGGCCCAATGATTCAACTTTAACGGTCTCTAGCTTAGACCGCAAACATATTCTGCACTGTACCGAGTATTGTGGAACGTCACACTCTGGAATGGATCGGAACGTTCAGGTGATGGCATACAATGACTTTGAAACATGGTTAGAAGAGTTGACCAAAGTAGATGAGTCGGCAGAAGGAGGAAAAAAAGTATTTGAAAGTAAATGTCAGTCTTGCCACTCTGCGGATGGTACGCCGGGAATTGGCCCCACTTGGAAAGGGCTTTGGGGGAGTAATCGGAGTGTAAGCCCGGGCGGTTCTGTTCCGGCTGACGAAAACTATATCCGTGAATCCATTTTGAATCCGGGTGCTAAAGTAGCGAATGGCTTTCCAAATGCGATGACCAATTTTACGGGTCTGATTAAAGATGGCGAAATAAAGGCCATTATCGAATACATGAAAACCTTGAAGTAA
- a CDS encoding SCO family protein, with amino-acid sequence MRHLLACLFLVLGGVQWVWPQALGSARTFGDKVRNEAPQIQKETGIEEKLGGFLPLDATFRDEEGNVVQLSSYFKGDKPVLLNFAYHTCALLCHYVLDGIVSGAKSMPWTPGNEYEVVSISIQPTETPALAKRQKKSYMAKLNKAGAEKGWHFLTGEEAEIRKVADAVGFRYKWDEASKQFSHSAAIMLLSGNGKVSRYLYGIRYSGKDLRNGLMEAADGKVGTTIDKVFLWCYHYDPQEKSYVLNAYRLMQIGMGIVLSLVAVGLVWYWKSETRTKSVQPEDFVRSDKI; translated from the coding sequence ATGAGACACCTTTTAGCCTGTTTGTTTTTGGTTTTAGGTGGGGTGCAGTGGGTCTGGCCGCAAGCATTGGGGAGTGCGCGTACTTTCGGAGATAAAGTCCGTAACGAAGCGCCGCAAATACAAAAAGAAACCGGGATTGAGGAAAAACTTGGGGGATTTCTCCCGCTCGATGCCACGTTTCGAGACGAAGAAGGAAATGTTGTTCAGTTGTCATCCTATTTTAAAGGAGACAAACCTGTTCTTTTAAATTTTGCGTACCATACTTGCGCTCTATTATGCCATTATGTATTAGATGGCATTGTATCGGGGGCCAAAAGCATGCCTTGGACCCCCGGCAATGAGTATGAAGTGGTCTCGATCAGCATACAGCCCACAGAGACTCCCGCATTGGCCAAACGACAGAAAAAAAGTTATATGGCCAAATTAAACAAAGCTGGGGCAGAAAAAGGGTGGCACTTTTTGACTGGTGAAGAAGCAGAAATCCGGAAAGTAGCAGACGCCGTTGGCTTTCGGTACAAATGGGATGAAGCATCCAAGCAGTTTTCGCACTCCGCAGCCATTATGCTCCTAAGTGGGAATGGAAAAGTGAGCCGTTATCTTTATGGCATTCGCTATAGTGGTAAAGACCTACGCAATGGCCTAATGGAAGCAGCCGACGGAAAAGTGGGAACTACGATTGATAAAGTATTCTTGTGGTGTTACCACTATGATCCACAAGAAAAATCGTATGTGTTAAATGCGTATCGCCTCATGCAAATTGGCATGGGAATCGTACTGTCTTTGGTTGCAGTTGGCTTGGTATGGTACTGGAAAAGCGAAACCAGAACAAAGTCTGTTCAACCAGAAGATTTTGTTCGATCCGATAAAATCTGA
- a CDS encoding cytochrome c: MRNIFAIGLGLTMLVLAGCRGTTSDQPPIHLNLNMDFQEKFKAQSDNPLFKDGRSMRMPVENTVARGSHLATEADRTVKTGKDASGGFVQNNPLTIDAALLKRGQERFHIYCAPCHSEIGDGKGVIAVYGQRSNGYTIPASVHQDRLRQERDGYLYDVISNGINNMPGYAAQLPNATDRWAIVAWVRVLQRSQYANESDVPAEEKAKIRK, translated from the coding sequence ATGAGGAATATTTTTGCCATCGGTTTAGGGCTGACCATGCTGGTACTTGCTGGTTGCAGAGGTACTACAAGCGATCAACCCCCGATTCATCTGAACCTGAACATGGATTTTCAGGAAAAGTTCAAAGCGCAATCGGATAACCCTCTTTTCAAAGATGGGCGTTCTATGCGGATGCCCGTTGAAAATACTGTCGCTCGGGGCAGTCATCTGGCGACCGAAGCCGATCGTACCGTTAAGACTGGAAAAGATGCTTCTGGCGGTTTTGTACAGAACAACCCTTTGACGATTGATGCCGCACTTTTGAAACGAGGACAAGAGCGTTTTCATATTTATTGTGCGCCCTGTCATTCGGAAATTGGTGATGGTAAAGGAGTGATCGCGGTATATGGTCAACGCTCCAATGGGTACACCATTCCGGCGTCGGTACACCAAGACCGATTGCGTCAGGAGCGGGACGGCTATCTCTATGACGTGATCTCTAATGGGATTAACAACATGCCTGGATATGCCGCCCAACTTCCAAACGCTACCGATCGTTGGGCGATTGTGGCATGGGTTCGGGTACTTCAACGTAGCCAGTATGCGAATGAATCTGATGTACCTGCCGAAGAAAAAGCTAAAATTCGTAAGTAA
- a CDS encoding DUF3341 domain-containing protein produces the protein MAAAVKTAPPLRFTGVVAEFANPKTLTDAAKQVREAGFKKWDCYTPFPIHGLDKAMGLKPSPLGYIVFVGGLTGLCLALLMMWWMNSYDYPVSISNKPLFSVWPVIPVMFECTVLFSVFTNIGTMLALNNLPKPYNPLFNVAEFARVTDDKFFIYIESGDDKYDDHKTESFLKSIGAVQVEAVPEYE, from the coding sequence ATGGCAGCAGCAGTTAAAACCGCCCCGCCACTTCGCTTTACCGGAGTCGTTGCCGAGTTTGCGAATCCCAAAACATTAACCGATGCCGCGAAGCAAGTACGTGAAGCAGGGTTCAAAAAATGGGATTGTTACACGCCTTTTCCGATTCACGGATTAGACAAGGCAATGGGGCTTAAGCCTTCGCCTTTGGGATACATTGTTTTTGTCGGAGGACTAACCGGATTATGCTTGGCTCTGCTAATGATGTGGTGGATGAACTCCTACGATTATCCCGTCAGCATCAGTAACAAACCACTTTTTTCGGTATGGCCAGTGATTCCGGTCATGTTTGAATGTACGGTGTTGTTTTCGGTTTTCACCAACATTGGTACGATGCTGGCTTTAAACAACTTGCCGAAGCCATACAATCCACTATTTAATGTGGCCGAATTTGCACGGGTGACAGATGATAAATTCTTTATCTACATTGAGTCCGGCGATGATAAATATGATGACCATAAAACAGAATCATTCCTCAAAAGCATTGGCGCCGTTCAGGTAGAAGCCGTGCCAGAGTATGAATGA
- the nrfD gene encoding polysulfide reductase NrfD, producing the protein MSNLATHTSYDPPLVDGNPSFHDITEWVSVHNERKAKPYWWAGFSIAAMLTIMLVTCFLYLFWNGIGVWGNNNPVGWAWDIVNFVFWVGIGHAGTLISAVLFLFRQEWRTAINRSAEAMTIFAVICALIFPAFHIGRQWMAYYLFPIPGQMGMWPNFRSPLLWDVFAVGTYFTTSLIFWYTGLIPDIATLRDRAKLGSLRQKTMAFLSLGWSGSMKNWLHYEKAYTIFAALSTPLVLSVHSVVSFDFAVSQLPGWHTTIFPPYFVAGAIFSGFAMVATLLVPLRKLYNLENIITIRHIEKMNIIILVTGSMVGFAYMMEFFMAWYSGVQYEIYAFVNRAFGQYWWAYWTMFTCNVVTPQLFWFKKLRTSMTATFVLSIFVNIGMWFERFVITVTSLHRDFLPSSWDYYSPTIIDILTFIGSFGLFFFLFFIFMRHLPVIAVAEVKMILPQSDPHFYEDHAGDGHHSHEPTPTVKPSHS; encoded by the coding sequence ATGAGCAATCTTGCAACACATACGTCCTACGATCCACCATTGGTTGATGGAAACCCGTCTTTCCACGACATTACGGAGTGGGTGTCGGTCCATAACGAACGGAAAGCCAAACCCTATTGGTGGGCTGGATTTTCAATCGCTGCCATGTTGACCATCATGTTAGTGACCTGCTTCCTATACCTGTTTTGGAATGGGATTGGGGTTTGGGGGAACAACAATCCGGTCGGTTGGGCTTGGGACATCGTAAACTTTGTGTTCTGGGTCGGTATTGGTCATGCGGGAACCTTGATCTCTGCGGTACTTTTCCTGTTTCGTCAGGAATGGCGGACGGCTATCAACCGTTCAGCCGAGGCCATGACCATTTTCGCCGTTATCTGCGCCCTCATCTTTCCGGCCTTCCACATTGGTCGGCAATGGATGGCGTATTATCTGTTCCCTATTCCAGGGCAGATGGGGATGTGGCCTAACTTTAGAAGTCCATTGCTCTGGGACGTATTTGCCGTAGGTACATACTTCACTACTTCCCTTATTTTCTGGTACACAGGTCTTATCCCAGATATTGCCACCTTAAGGGACCGTGCAAAATTGGGCAGTTTGCGCCAAAAAACCATGGCCTTCCTTTCGTTAGGTTGGTCTGGAAGCATGAAAAATTGGCTCCATTACGAAAAAGCCTATACTATTTTTGCAGCGCTATCCACCCCGCTGGTTCTGTCGGTACACTCGGTAGTTTCGTTTGACTTTGCTGTATCACAGCTTCCAGGATGGCATACCACGATCTTCCCGCCATACTTTGTTGCGGGTGCCATTTTCTCCGGATTTGCCATGGTAGCCACATTGCTTGTGCCGCTCCGAAAATTGTATAACCTAGAAAACATCATTACCATCCGCCACATCGAAAAAATGAATATCATCATTTTGGTGACGGGTTCCATGGTAGGGTTTGCATACATGATGGAGTTTTTTATGGCGTGGTATTCTGGTGTTCAATATGAAATTTACGCCTTCGTAAACCGGGCTTTTGGCCAGTACTGGTGGGCATATTGGACGATGTTTACTTGCAACGTTGTTACTCCGCAGCTATTCTGGTTTAAAAAACTCCGAACCAGCATGACCGCCACCTTTGTCTTGTCAATCTTCGTCAATATAGGGATGTGGTTTGAGCGGTTCGTGATAACGGTTACATCGTTGCACCGTGATTTTCTGCCGTCCTCGTGGGATTATTACAGTCCGACGATAATAGATATCCTCACGTTCATAGGTAGTTTTGGGTTGTTCTTCTTCCTGTTCTTTATCTTTATGCGTCACCTGCCAGTAATTGCTGTAGCCGAGGTGAAAATGATTCTACCCCAATCAGATCCGCATTTTTATGAAGACCATGCCGGAGATGGGCATCATTCTCATGAGCCGACACCAACGGTGAAACCGAGTCATTCCTAA